The genomic DNA GCCTCTAGCCGACAGGGTCGCCACTGAGCCTCTCGACCCCGTGTAATCAATCCGGCACGCTCTAGCACCTTGAGATGTTTAGAAATAGCAGGCAGGCTCATCTCAAAGGGTTGGGCTAGCTCAGTCACCGATGCTTCACCCTTAGCGAGATGAGCCAGGATTGCCCGCCGAGTGGGGTCGGCAAGGGCGGCAAAGGTGACACTCAGTTGATCAGTGGACATTTAGGTTGGGAATCAGTATTTAACCGTTTAGTTAATTAACTACTAGGTTAAATTTACGCACCAAAAATGTCAAGGGCTAACGTGATTGCATTTCTTGAACTTTTTATTGCAATCTCACGTTTTCTGACTGCTTACGGAGATAGCAATAATGATCGCGACCAGACTCACCAGGGCGAATCCCGCCCGCGCCACATGGGAGTACTCCCATTGATTACGCAAGTCCGTCCAGTCCACCGGACGAGTTTCGTTCTGCTGCCCTTGCCGATTGGCTGCGAATGAGAAAAAGCCAGCACTAAAGCCGCTGAGGTTTTCGCCCTCAAGCCAGAACTGATTGACTGGATGCGTCAGGAACCAATAGACAGCTTGCATCCCGACCAGCCCGAGTAATGCCACCAACGTCAGCCAGAATTCTGCACTCCTAAAGGGCGTAAAGAATAACAGGATGATGGTTGCAATTAAACCACCAAACTCGCCAATACCGCCGCCAATTGTAAAACCAGGATAATAGATAGGCTGCATGGCAAAATACACTTCCTTTGTCAGCCGCATTTTTCCAGGAAACTCAAGGGTATGGGCGAGTGCCATCGCCATCGCTACAGCAATGAGGATTGCGGTCAGAATCTGTAGAACATTGAACATTTGTGGTACCTCCTCGCCAACTGTTGATAGTTAGCATGGTATTGTCAACTTAACTGTCTAACGGCTTGCTTATTGAGAAAATGACTAATTTACAGAGGCTAGAATACTGATTATTTCGTGACTCCAGAGGCACTTATTCTCAACAAACAGGGCTAAATCGAGTTAAGTTGACAATACCCCCCAGAATATTGCTGCTCAAGTTAGTCTGAAACAAATTCTCAGCGGACAGGTCAATCCTGATGCTTTCAAGGACCGCATAGTCCTGATTGGTACGACAGCAAATAGTTTTCAGGACTTCTGGCTGACTCCTTACAGTAGCAACCAAAACTATGGTCAACAATTGCCGGGAGTAATGGCTCAGGCGCAGATGGCCAGCCAAATTTTAAGTGCGGTGCTAGATAAACGACCGCTAGTTTGGGCTTTCCCATTCTGGGGTGATATGCTCTGGGTTTTTGGTTGGTCAGTGGTAGGAGGTATGCTAGCAATACAACTGAGACCCTTGTATTTAGGGTTGGCAGTGATTGGGGGAGGAATATGTTTGTATGGCTTGAGTTATGGTTTGTTGTTACAAAGTGGTTGTTGGGTTCCACTTGTTCCAGCAGTTCTAGCATTAGTAGCAACTAGCGGCGGCGTAACAGCCTGCCTTGCCTCTGAGGCTCAAAGACGGCAGATTTTACCTCAACCTCAGCTATGAATTGGATCAACTCACCTCGCCAACAATGGATATTAGTTAGAGCGGTCGCTCTAGTATTCCTTGCCTTCACTACGCCCCTGACCGCACAACCAGTCAAACCGGACAGTTCGGCTGTGCGCTACGTTCCCCCTCCAGCACCACCAACTCCAATACCAACATCTGGACGACAGCGAGGAGGGAGTAGCCGGGGGAATTGTCTAGTTGCAAATCAACCACTGGTTGCTCTGGTACCTTCTACTTGGAAGAATTTGGACAATCAACAGCAAAAAAGAACCCCTGCCCTGAGTGCTTGGGAGTCTGTTTGGGGATTGACGACAGACGAATATCCCACCTTCTGGTTTTACCTGCCCTACTCATCAGCACCCAAGCTACCAATCGAGTTTGTGCTACAGGACGAACGGGGTAACAATGTCTATAAGACTGCTCTGACGGTAGCTCAGACCCGACCAAGTGTAATTGAAATTTCTCTGCCATCAACCGCAACACCTTTGCAGGCAGATAAGATGTACCACTGGTATTTTTTGATTGATTGCGACCCGGATGCTCCACCATTACTTGAAGGTTGGGTACAGCGAACTGCCAT from Chroococcidiopsis sp. CCMEE 29 includes the following:
- a CDS encoding CHASE2 domain-containing protein; translation: MLSGQVNPDAFKDRIVLIGTTANSFQDFWLTPYSSNQNYGQQLPGVMAQAQMASQILSAVLDKRPLVWAFPFWGDMLWVFGWSVVGGMLAIQLRPLYLGLAVIGGGICLYGLSYGLLLQSGCWVPLVPAVLALVATSGGVTACLASEAQRRQILPQPQL
- a CDS encoding metalloregulator ArsR/SmtB family transcription factor; amino-acid sequence: MSTDQLSVTFAALADPTRRAILAHLAKGEASVTELAQPFEMSLPAISKHLKVLERAGLITRGREAQWRPCRLEAEPLKDAATWIEQYRHFWEENLDRLDKYLQELQAEAKQQDRKQ
- a CDS encoding DUF928 domain-containing protein encodes the protein MNWINSPRQQWILVRAVALVFLAFTTPLTAQPVKPDSSAVRYVPPPAPPTPIPTSGRQRGGSSRGNCLVANQPLVALVPSTWKNLDNQQQKRTPALSAWESVWGLTTDEYPTFWFYLPYSSAPKLPIEFVLQDERGNNVYKTALTVAQTRPSVIEISLPSTATPLQADKMYHWYFLIDCDPDAPPLLEGWVQRTAINPTLTKQLKAATPRQRAALYAANGIWYDALTTLAELRRARPEDTELFKDWLSLLQSAELDALAREPISPCCTAKKTMLQPIAN
- a CDS encoding DUF1772 domain-containing protein, encoding MFNVLQILTAILIAVAMAMALAHTLEFPGKMRLTKEVYFAMQPIYYPGFTIGGGIGEFGGLIATIILLFFTPFRSAEFWLTLVALLGLVGMQAVYWFLTHPVNQFWLEGENLSGFSAGFFSFAANRQGQQNETRPVDWTDLRNQWEYSHVARAGFALVSLVAIIIAISVSSQKT